Sequence from the Papilio machaon chromosome 21, ilPapMach1.1, whole genome shotgun sequence genome:
AACCGAACGGGCGATATTTTTCGCGTTCGTAATTAGTTTCCGGATAATATTTCAAGTTTCACATAGAAGAGAAGAACAGTAAATACGTTTTGAATTCAATAACATCCAATGTGTATGTCTTTTCGggtttttcatatattttgaaacaatatGTTAGTTTTGTCAAGAAGTTTAAATTCCTTTCTTTGGTCTGTGCCTTCATTATATAGTTAATTTACGTAGGTACTTTATTTAACCGTCATGCAAGATAAACTCCCTTATCCGAATAATGAAAAAgatttaaggttatttttagTAGGTATtcgtttgttaaaattttcttaaggTTGGCTAGATTTCATATCTTACCTCAAAAAGCGAatcttttgtattaatttggCACACGTTCAGGATAAAATGTTTGTGTGCCAGTTTTGTCGTTGACTActttaacttatataattttgaattccacaatattgataaaaaattgttttaataggttcacattaaaacatagaattttttaaagaacaattccacaatattgataagaaaattgttttaatggatttcacttattaaaatatataattaaaaaaaaacaatttttatactttttggatttaaaaaaaaaatgataaatataatccAAGTGCATTTAAGTACATTCGCGTCAGTAAGCTAGTGTTTACCGATCTCGGACGGGTCGAGTGCAGATTGTACGCTACTGTACTTCGTGACATATTTTCACCTCACTAATAAGTCACAAGCATTATCTGTGTAATTTATGTCACCGGAATTTCGATAGActtctcttttatttaatatagatcTATGTCTGTATGTTCAATGATTCATGATGTATGACTCTGTATGATCATtagaataatgtatttttttacccCATGCGATAATCATTGTTAATGAAGTCTTATTTATCTACGTATTTTTTTGTCTGGCCTAAGTTTCATTGGAAACCGTagcttttagtttaaaatataaatatgagatCTACTAAAAACGTTACCGACTGGTCACTAATTAGTAGCTGGCAAAGAACATTCGTGTAGTGCTTCATCCGAGGCCAGCATTGAGTACCTCGAGTAGATCGAGAGACCGTGGATTTCGagagggcgctagtgtgctgttAAACAATTCATTGTTTGGACTAGCTTTTTAATAACTCCCATAAAGCTGATTGGGAAATAAAGGATTAATTTTTAGTAGACctagattataattttactaatgttataaaccCAATTAACCTTTCGGATGCCACAATATTTTAGTCGcagtagttatttttttttaaatggcttAACAAATCGACTTATAAAAATGACTACGTTAACCAGAACGGCTGTATGGAGCTCGTTGAAATTTCGcaatagatgtagaacatagtctggaagaacatatactatttttattaatgccacgcggacagagtcgcggacgacagctagcaaataaaacatcaacaatcatactaaaaaaatttgGAGATATTATGGTTGTTGATTTTAGGAGTTTGACAAATTTGTTACGGTGTTTTAAACTCTGAGGTGTCAAAGAGATAGAAAAGTACGTTGTATTTATTAGATGTTCTGGTGCGTaaattataagtataaaatgGGTCGGCAGCGATGTGGGTCATACAGAGTAGTACTGTCTGGCAATTGAAATGTTAACTCGTCGTGCCTCGAGCCGGTATGCAAGTTTGAAAAATGCagcgaaaaatatattatacatgtAAATCTCTTTGTTGGAACAAAGTTAAACAGAGAAGTTTTATGCTTTGTACTGAAGCTCATGGATTAAccttttgtttgtaataaggTCTTTGAGATCAATATCAAACAGTAAAATGGTTAACGCAGCGTAAAGGTTAAGAGTAAGTGTAGTtttagtatgagaaatctaTCCTAAGGGACTGTTTATGTCACCCTTTATGACTTTTTTGTGTTGTTAAGTTGAAGGTGTTTGGTGACCAAAAGACCTTGGCAgtgaatgtttaataaataagtttgtttGTGGTGTTACAGCAAATCCAGCAGCAGTACCGGGGTCGTGGTGTAGGGCCAGGTTTGGGTCCGGGGGCGCGCTGCTGGGGCAGTATGTCGGAGGGGGGCGGCGTGGCGGCCGCGGCCGACTGCAGGACCAACCTTATCGTCAACTACCTGCCGCAGACAATGACCGAGAAGGACCTCTATGCAATGTTTATGACTATCGGACCTATTGAGAGCTGTCGTGTTATGAAGGATTTTAAGGTGAGGATACATGGTTTATTTGTATTGAGGTATGCTTTAACAGCGGTGCAATGGTCTTTAACACGAGGGCAGAAATGTTAGGTAGAGCTGTAGGATAGTGCAGTACTTCTATTGTTTGAACTTGCAAATACTGTGTGCAGTACTGTCCTACTGCTAGAATTACTCGTGGAAACTAGCAACATAATATACTAAtagtttaatatcaattagAATATAACACAGTGACTAAATGATCTAATGTGGAAAAGATaacattatatatgtaaattccGGCATGACAGTAGCAAGATAAGGCTGCAAGTGATTGTTATTTCGGGACATTGTGGTGCAGTGATAACGTTTTACTCAGCCATGCACCATTAGTTACATTTTCTAATTACTTAATAGAGATATAAGATATGCTaactttgaattatttttgtattagataatttgaaaattgcctatttttttaatgcttgcttagcccgcgactccgtttgtGCGAATTTGTgaataagtagcctaagttttcttcctgactatgttctaaatgtaTTCCAAAtaacatcaagatccgttaagccgttgcggagataccttttaacatccatccatcaaaacttttgcatctgttataatagtaagatagaacaatttaacactttaaatgccactatgattttatatataacaggCTCGGTATCATTGTACGTGTTAAGAATTATGTAACGTAACATGTTTCCAGACTGGTTACAGCTACGGGTTCGGTTTTGTGAACTTCACGCGGGAGGAGGACGCCGCGCGCGCTATTGAAACATTCAACGGATACCGACTCAGGAATAAACGgttaaaggtaaaattataGTCTATGTCACTCTAGGATAATGTAGCATTTTACTCGTGaaaaattttttgaaatcggtccagtagttttttagtttatctgtaacaaaaaaaaacaaaacccaATAAATCTTtgattgttgtaattttattttacataaagtaAATTAGACCGTTGCGTTGTAACAAattggaaataaaatgttgtctttatttatttgaaaagaattagagatgacatgttttatacagatgtaACGGTtgtttcccgttgggccgATCGGTTTACCGATCAATCGACTATATGAGATTTTTTCCCATTGACCTGATCCATACGAGATTCGAGGTCCATTAGTGAATGTATCTCGTTGTTTTGACTTGCTAATGGGAATATTTTTTGGATTCCATGACCATTTTTGGATTGAGTCGATAGACCGATCAGCCTAACGGAAAACATCCAGCGTAAGTCCAGTGGAGGCTGAGGGAAAGGCAAACATTGGTAATGTGGTGGTACATGGTGTCCCAGGTGTCGTACGCGCGGCCCTCAGGGGATGACATAAAGGACACCAATCTATATGTGAGCAACCTTCCTCGTGCCGTCACTGATGAACAACTGGAGACTATCTTCGGCAAATATGGCCGCATTGTGCAGAAACATATATTacgtgataaaaataatggcACGCCGCGAGGTGTCGCCTTTGTAAGGTTAGTGCAAATCATTAGATAGAGTAATTGAATgaattgaatgaatgaagttGTATTGGAATGAGTTGTAAATTGTCAAATGAATGACAACGAATGAGTTATACAATATAGCAAAGGTTTGAATGGCGTTAGTGGTATATTGAGATGAATTAAATCATTCAGAATGAGTTATGAATGATATGAATGAATGGATTGCAGGTTTGACAAGAGGGAGGAAGCTCAGGAGGCGATAGCGGCGCTAAACAACGTAATACCCGAAGGTGGTACAGAGCCGCTCAGTGTTAAGGTAATTATCAAGGCACTTGGTGTACTTTCCGGCATCAGCATCATCTCAGGATGGTGTCGCGGTCAAGTGGTGGTTTAATCTCTACCATTGTCAGGTGGCGGAGGAGCACGGCAAGCAGAAGGCTGCATTCTACGCGGGCTGGGCGGCTGGATTCCAGCACAATAGAGGTCAGTCTATGTACATATACATCTCTTTATAGCTCTTTCAAtatcactaatattataaatgcgaatgtttggatggatggatgtttgaaaatatcaacATAACGGCTAAACGTATCTTGATTatatttgacacagatgtagaacatagtctaaaagaatACATTagctatttattacgtttttattaatgtcgTACGGACAAGgttgcgggcgacaactagttataataaaattaaatgtcacaagattttagtattttatccAATGCTTCTGTTAAAATAAGATTCATTGGCAAAAGTAACTTTGTTATCTTCAAAAAGTTTCAAGTTAAACGGTTATACAATCTAAGTCATGTCTATTGTTAACTAGGTTCCGATCtaggtaaaatatttgtactatTTAGCTGAGTTAGTTCTCAAGGTCAAAGGTGTTATTCCTATCCACTATCTATCAATCGACCTGATGGGAAATTTTTCCTATCATGTCGATTAAATCCATAAAACTAATGGGAAATTTAGATGCAATGGGAAAAATCCCAATGGTCCGATTGATTGGTAAATCGATCGGTCCAACAGGAAACACTCAAGTTTTTTTGTGATGGCTTCGTGTGACGATTCGTTGTTTTCGATTGATTTAATGAGTACTTGTGGTAATATTAGGCGACATAAATTGCAGGGCACAGACCTCTGTCAAAGAAATTATTGGGACTTAGTCAGCCATACTGCTCCATACAAGGTTTGATCTGATTTCTCTATACATTCACCATGTTAATGCTTGAACACTTTACATATGTTTTGTATCTTGTGTGAATTACATTGTCGTTagacatgttttaaaacatatcgtagTGTTTTCTTTCAAGATAATGAAGACATGTTTTGATACTTGTTTGGATAATGGAAACTCATAAAGAACATGTTTCGaaatttttacgatttttttatttattatgtcactttttaataaacactGTAGTTGTATATATTATCACAAAATGCTATGTCTTAGAGGTCCTGTGCCCtgtattaaaatgtcatataaTGTGATATGTCACACAGTCCTGTCACCTTTATATGTCACCTAAACATGTCACATCGAGCACTAATGTTCTAGTTCATTTGaaatcacaatattttataagaccACTATTTATCAATTGGTAAAATAATGAGATTCTCCctttttcttacattttatatcacaaatttcattaaataactGCATTTctgatgaaaatataaaaataacttcgtGCGCCATTTTGTTGAGTAAGTTTTTACGCTGTTTCGATTTTCATTTGAAACCGATCACTTTCGGTAACGCACTTAAGCTAATATTTTGGTACTTTACGTATTACACTATTGCGACTTTCAATTCCTTATCGGTTATAACTAAGTAAAGGATCGGCAGTAGTCAGTCGTATTAACcgatattgtattgtttttaatactcAGGATCTTACTGTTTTCGTCTTCATCATTATAATTTGGTGTCTAATTTAATGACAAACCGTAtcagttattataattatccaAACTTTAAGATGATTCGAAGGGTCCACTGCGTGTACAAAAGGGTGAAGTCGTGCCCCGCCCCTTAACCCTTTAGCCCCGCCCATTTCTTAAATAGCTATAAAGTATGTCAGTAATACGGGTTGTTGTGCACGCTGCCACTGTCTCGCTGGCTCGCTGGCTCGCTGGCACGCTGCAGGGATGCCGGTGTCGGTGCCGCAGCGGCACCACAGCCTGGACCAGCTGGACATGTTGCACACGCGGGAGTACGCCGCGTACGCCGCGCCGCACCCGCGTGCTTACCGCCGCGACCTCGCGCAGCCCGCCTACCATCATCGCCCCTTTTGAAAAGGGCTCTACTGCAAGAAGTTTCGCCTCTCCGATACCAAAATATGAGGCGGGGACTTACAGTGATAGCTTTAAGGGATAGGCGCTTTTGGTGTTGCGGGATTTTGTTGGTACGGTTTGCTtataaatgtgttaattttaatccgaaatataaatagacaaaggttattttttaggTTTCTTTTACACAAACTTATCGCCTGctaaaaattagctttaaaaCGATTACATTGTTCAGTAAATGCTTTATTTGTGTAGTCGTTCAGTTGAACAATT
This genomic interval carries:
- the LOC106712985 gene encoding sex-lethal homolog isoform X3 gives rise to the protein MCERYPGHLFGTPVSGWDRGYNPLENQIQQQYRGRGVGPGLGPGARCWGSMSEGGGVAAAADCRTNLIVNYLPQTMTEKDLYAMFMTIGPIESCRVMKDFKTGYSYGFGFVNFTREEDAARAIETFNGYRLRNKRLKVSYARPSGDDIKDTNLYVSNLPRAVTDEQLETIFGKYGRIVQKHILRDKNNGTPRGVAFVRFDKREEAQEAIAALNNVIPEGGTEPLSVKVAEEHGKQKAAFYAGWAAGFQHNRGHRPLSKKLLGLSQPYCSIQGMPVSVPQRHHSLDQLDMLHTREYAAYAAPHPRAYRRDLAQPAYHHRPF
- the LOC106712985 gene encoding sex-lethal homolog isoform X1, producing the protein MCERYPGHLFGTPVSGWDRGYNPLENQIQQQYRGRGVGPGLGPGARCWGSMSEGGGVAAAADCRTNLIVNYLPQTMTEKDLYAMFMTIGPIESCRVMKDFKTGYSYGFGFVNFTREEDAARAIETFNGYRLRNKRLKVSYARPSGDDIKDTNLYVSNLPRAVTDEQLETIFGKYGRIVQKHILRDKNNGTPRGVAFVRFDKREEAQEAIAALNNVIPEGGTEPLSVKVAEEHGKQKAAFYAGWAAGFQHNRGHRPLSKKLLGLSQPYCSIQGDFSWSCGNCMVPEPWETFQNPPLGGSHPNTPRNGCRPGACANTRVYPNYPPNKNNPRTPRQVRNLPWAPTFPEERFKGQRCRNGTAPYW
- the LOC106712985 gene encoding sex-lethal homolog isoform X4, encoding MSEGGGVAAAADCRTNLIVNYLPQTMTEKDLYAMFMTIGPIESCRVMKDFKTGYSYGFGFVNFTREEDAARAIETFNGYRLRNKRLKVSYARPSGDDIKDTNLYVSNLPRAVTDEQLETIFGKYGRIVQKHILRDKNNGTPRGVAFVRFDKREEAQEAIAALNNVIPEGGTEPLSVKVAEEHGKQKAAFYAGWAAGFQHNRGHRPLSKKLLGLSQPYCSIQGDFSWSCGNCMVPEPWETFQNPPLGGSHPNTPRNGCRPGACANTRVYPNYPPNKNNPRTPRQVRNLPWAPTFPEERFKGQRCRNGTAPYW
- the LOC106712985 gene encoding sex-lethal homolog isoform X2, translated to MCERYPGHLFGTPVSGWDRGYNPLENQIQQQYRGRGVGPGLGPGARCWGSMSEGGGVAAAADCRTNLIVNYLPQTMTEKDLYAMFMTIGPIESCRVMKDFKTGYSYGFGFVNFTREEDAARAIETFNGYRLRNKRLKVSYARPSGDDIKDTNLYVSNLPRAVTDEQLETIFGKYGRIVQKHILRDKNNGTPRGVAFVRFDKREEAQEAIAALNNVIPEGGTEPLSVKVAEEHGKQKAAFYAGWAAGFQHNRGDFSWSCGNCMVPEPWETFQNPPLGGSHPNTPRNGCRPGACANTRVYPNYPPNKNNPRTPRQVRNLPWAPTFPEERFKGQRCRNGTAPYW
- the LOC106712985 gene encoding sex-lethal homolog isoform X5, with translation MCERYPGHLFGTPVSGWDRGYNPLENQIQQQYRGRGVGPGLGPGARCWGSMSEGGGVAAAADCRTNLIVNYLPQTMTEKDLYAMFMTIGPIESCRVMKDFKTGYSYGFGFVNFTREEDAARAIETFNGYRLRNKRLKVSYARPSGDDIKDTNLYVSNLPRAVTDEQLETIFGKYGRIVQKHILRDKNNGTPRGVAFVRFDKREEAQEAIAALNNVIPEGGTEPLSVKVAEEHGKQKAAFYAGWAAGFQHNRGMPVSVPQRHHSLDQLDMLHTREYAAYAAPHPRAYRRDLAQPAYHHRPF